A region of Thermococcus piezophilus DNA encodes the following proteins:
- the flaJ gene encoding archaellar assembly protein FlaJ: MSDGKISIFTKADLDMRTYLRKVLIPYMAISATIFLAVGVITTFLYMPTALKVLMFLIPVVLLVYAAAYPYIVADSKRISINSKMPYFITYFAVLSTSEMSRADLIAVLSHDPKLGAIADELKKVHTIVNRLHLSMPEAFRFLARRTPSTMFADFLDRLAYSLDSGVDLKDYLFQEQQTVMDDYQTFYEGALYDLDVFKEIYESIIISVVFIASFVIIGPIITGMDITTMGLYAVVMILAAEVGILLVVKFRMPDDPIWADRRGIEDPRRKRIKMAAIYSVLGSIIVALLYLAVLRPRYSIPEPFILAGVLTPFFYLGHVVNREEGSIFRKDENFAAFIRSLGSSLAASGASLVLVLKYLSAHDFGSLTQDIRALYRRLAVRVDRDRAWDFFIAGTGSWLIGIFSEIFRESLRMGAEPDYVGLIISRNFERLVRLRRKRQQSIASFVGIIYGLTGAFAFALAASFQVAVSISQMFSQMEVPTEYIGDIIHVIPPSGMRFLVYLMLVMMVLHSLLSGLVIKLADGGHILGTVRYFVILSWIFAVGMYLGQTLMARMMGISSGGETAQIAFHLLGVIP, translated from the coding sequence ATGAGTGACGGGAAAATCAGCATCTTCACCAAGGCAGACCTTGACATGAGGACATACCTACGGAAAGTGCTCATACCCTACATGGCCATCTCGGCAACCATTTTTCTCGCCGTTGGAGTTATAACGACCTTCCTCTACATGCCCACTGCCCTTAAGGTTCTCATGTTCCTAATACCAGTTGTCCTCCTCGTTTACGCTGCTGCTTATCCTTACATCGTGGCCGATTCAAAGAGGATATCAATAAACTCAAAAATGCCGTACTTCATCACCTACTTCGCGGTTCTATCTACGAGCGAGATGAGCCGTGCCGACCTCATTGCGGTACTCTCCCACGACCCCAAGCTCGGCGCCATAGCGGACGAGCTGAAGAAGGTTCATACAATAGTTAACAGGCTCCACCTCTCTATGCCTGAAGCCTTCCGTTTCCTCGCGAGGAGAACTCCGAGCACGATGTTCGCTGACTTTCTTGACAGGCTAGCCTATTCCCTTGACAGTGGTGTTGACTTGAAGGATTACCTCTTTCAGGAGCAGCAGACGGTTATGGACGACTATCAAACCTTTTATGAGGGCGCGCTTTACGACCTTGACGTCTTTAAGGAGATATATGAGTCCATAATTATCTCGGTTGTGTTTATAGCCTCTTTTGTCATCATCGGCCCTATAATCACCGGCATGGATATTACCACCATGGGACTCTACGCGGTCGTGATGATCCTTGCGGCTGAGGTCGGTATACTCCTCGTCGTTAAGTTCAGAATGCCTGATGACCCAATATGGGCAGACCGCAGGGGAATAGAAGACCCGCGCCGGAAGAGGATAAAAATGGCGGCGATTTATTCTGTTTTAGGCAGTATCATTGTGGCTCTGCTTTACTTGGCGGTTCTAAGGCCGCGCTACTCAATTCCGGAACCCTTCATCCTCGCCGGAGTGTTAACTCCGTTTTTCTACCTGGGCCACGTCGTCAATAGGGAAGAAGGGTCGATATTCAGGAAGGATGAGAACTTCGCAGCCTTTATTAGGAGCCTGGGTTCATCCCTCGCTGCAAGCGGTGCTTCCCTTGTCCTCGTCCTTAAGTACCTCAGCGCCCACGACTTTGGTTCCCTTACACAGGATATCCGGGCTCTCTACAGACGCCTTGCCGTCCGCGTGGACAGGGACAGAGCATGGGACTTCTTCATAGCAGGGACCGGAAGCTGGCTCATCGGAATTTTCTCCGAGATATTCCGTGAGAGCCTCCGGATGGGTGCCGAGCCCGACTACGTTGGTCTGATCATAAGCAGGAACTTTGAGAGACTCGTTCGTCTAAGAAGAAAGAGGCAGCAGAGCATAGCGAGCTTTGTAGGTATAATCTACGGTCTCACAGGCGCCTTTGCCTTCGCACTGGCGGCCTCCTTCCAGGTGGCGGTCTCGATAAGCCAGATGTTTTCTCAGATGGAGGTGCCAACGGAGTACATAGGCGATATAATCCATGTCATCCCACCTTCAGGAATGAGGTTCCTCGTGTACTTGATGCTCGTTATGATGGTGCTCCACTCTCTCCTCTCGGGCTTGGTCATTAAGCTGGCCGACGGGGGTCACATCCTCGGTACTGTGAGGTACTTTGTAATACTTTCATGGATATTTGCCGTGGGAATGTACCTCGGCCAGACCCTTATGGCGAGGATGATGGGGATAAGCTCTGGTGGGGAAACTGCCCAGATCGCCTTTCACCTCTTGGGGGTGATACCGTGA
- a CDS encoding class III signal peptide-containing protein has product MKRNAQGAIEYLFMLAAVLVLVLMAARVVLNGTKNLNEAISNYITQVRKQILEDL; this is encoded by the coding sequence ATGAAAAGAAACGCCCAGGGCGCGATAGAGTACCTCTTTATGCTGGCCGCGGTGCTTGTGCTTGTGCTTATGGCAGCGAGAGTGGTGCTCAACGGCACGAAGAATCTCAACGAGGCAATATCTAATTACATCACTCAGGTTAGAAAGCAGATTCTCGAAGACCTTTGA
- a CDS encoding HAD-IB family phosphatase — protein MVRLIAFDLEGTLVKSVSSWVELHKKFGTWEKGKEYAERFFAGEFDYATWAELDALLWRGHTREEIMEWANSVEYMDGAWELIEFLKENDFKIVILSSGLMCLAGRIARELGVDYVFANELIFDENGFVTGKVKSVVDFESKGRILEELKKEFNPELTVAVGDGYNDLSMFRVADVSIAINPHEGVEGDHNVESLHEVMEIIEGLLE, from the coding sequence ATGGTGAGACTGATTGCCTTTGACCTTGAGGGAACGCTTGTTAAATCCGTCTCCAGCTGGGTGGAGCTTCATAAGAAGTTCGGAACGTGGGAGAAGGGAAAGGAATACGCTGAGCGCTTCTTCGCTGGGGAGTTTGACTACGCAACGTGGGCAGAGCTCGACGCTTTGCTCTGGAGGGGTCATACAAGGGAGGAGATAATGGAATGGGCTAACTCTGTGGAGTACATGGATGGTGCATGGGAGCTCATCGAATTTCTAAAGGAGAACGACTTCAAAATAGTGATACTGAGCAGCGGACTGATGTGCCTCGCGGGAAGGATAGCCAGAGAGCTCGGCGTTGATTACGTCTTCGCCAACGAGCTGATTTTTGATGAGAATGGCTTCGTCACCGGAAAGGTAAAGTCTGTAGTGGATTTCGAGAGCAAGGGGAGGATTTTGGAGGAGCTAAAGAAGGAGTTCAACCCGGAGCTGACTGTTGCGGTCGGCGACGGCTACAACGACCTTAGCATGTTCCGTGTTGCCGATGTCAGCATTGCTATAAATCCGCACGAGGGAGTTGAGGGCGATCACAACGTCGAGAGCCTGCACGAGGTCATGGAGATAATCGAGGGGCTCCTCGAGTGA
- a CDS encoding ASCH domain-containing protein, with the protein MKHLEFDGKYADLILKGKKRATVRLGRRPNLQFGDEVLIHSGGYAIAKAVIESVESKTVGELTDEDAFLDGFSSREELIEALKEHYHHVTDDSKAHVVVFRLVEKFDKPVTSSDYAYEGNLPTEIAEMALNHLDLPEEDRKLLELFLKSGSLRKAAYKLGGLNKRYLIRDALKRAYEELKKKGLIGPRL; encoded by the coding sequence ATGAAGCACCTCGAGTTCGACGGTAAATACGCCGATTTAATCCTCAAGGGCAAGAAAAGAGCCACAGTGAGGTTGGGCAGAAGACCAAACCTCCAGTTCGGCGACGAAGTGCTCATCCACTCAGGTGGCTACGCTATAGCAAAGGCCGTAATCGAGAGTGTCGAAAGCAAAACCGTTGGGGAGCTTACCGATGAGGACGCGTTTCTTGATGGGTTCTCAAGCAGAGAGGAGCTGATTGAGGCTCTGAAAGAGCACTACCATCACGTTACAGATGACTCAAAGGCCCACGTGGTCGTTTTCAGGCTCGTTGAAAAGTTCGATAAACCCGTCACATCCTCAGACTATGCCTACGAGGGGAACCTGCCAACTGAGATAGCGGAGATGGCCCTCAATCACCTTGACCTCCCCGAGGAGGATAGAAAGCTACTTGAGCTCTTTCTGAAGTCTGGGAGCCTTAGGAAGGCCGCCTATAAGCTTGGGGGTCTGAACAAGAGATACTTAATACGGGACGCCCTGAAAAGGGCCTACGAGGAGTTGAAAAAGAAAGGGCTCATAGGGCCGAGACTTTGA
- a CDS encoding A24 family peptidase C-terminal domain-containing protein: MDYVPLILGLVMGVATSYTDMKTGFIDDLHVFPIAGLSIVYHLYRGFFVEHNTMLALSGLIGFFIGLVLGLVLYFLGAWASGDVVILAGFSALLPYPPSTASLIPPYALNYPLYPISILLNSIIAIFPFIFLYSFGVLIARKKFSELKEILTSGVRLTVEVVLWITAALGLQIALYNTTGTVFGGLLGWVFTFIVVVALGRARKFGDAFGLLVLGYLLYLDPRMALWIFARLLAVIYLLKVFFSTVKFMRTEVLMEEVPLEELEEWDILGETIFEKNGQIGRDRTDSFVRLKISLLTANLEVLRPNYGRVIASPTAEGLKKEQIEELKRLVEEGKLENRFLRKKAMPFAPALFIGFLIAYFWGDIFWWIQLKIAGL, from the coding sequence ATGGACTACGTTCCACTCATTCTGGGGCTGGTTATGGGCGTAGCTACCTCGTACACTGACATGAAGACTGGCTTTATCGACGACCTCCATGTATTTCCGATAGCTGGTCTGAGTATAGTTTATCACCTCTACAGAGGTTTCTTCGTTGAGCACAACACCATGCTTGCGCTCTCAGGGCTTATCGGTTTCTTCATCGGGCTTGTCCTGGGCCTTGTTCTATACTTCCTCGGCGCTTGGGCGAGCGGAGACGTTGTAATACTGGCGGGTTTCTCCGCCCTGCTGCCATATCCCCCATCAACGGCCTCCCTAATCCCGCCATATGCCTTGAACTATCCGCTCTATCCCATCTCCATACTCCTCAACAGCATCATCGCGATATTCCCCTTTATATTCCTCTACTCGTTTGGGGTACTCATAGCCAGGAAAAAGTTCAGCGAGCTGAAAGAGATACTCACCAGCGGTGTCAGGCTCACCGTTGAGGTTGTGCTCTGGATAACCGCGGCACTGGGGCTGCAGATAGCCCTCTACAACACGACTGGAACCGTGTTCGGTGGTCTTCTTGGATGGGTATTCACGTTCATTGTAGTGGTGGCACTTGGAAGGGCCAGGAAGTTCGGTGATGCATTTGGACTTCTCGTGCTCGGTTACCTGCTTTACCTCGACCCCAGAATGGCTCTCTGGATATTCGCCAGGCTGCTCGCGGTGATATACCTCCTCAAGGTCTTCTTCTCGACCGTCAAGTTCATGCGCACCGAGGTTCTCATGGAAGAGGTGCCCCTTGAAGAGCTTGAGGAATGGGACATTCTCGGCGAGACGATATTCGAGAAGAACGGCCAGATAGGGAGAGACAGAACAGATTCCTTTGTCCGCCTGAAGATCTCCCTCCTAACGGCCAATCTCGAAGTCCTAAGGCCAAACTACGGCAGGGTCATAGCGTCCCCCACAGCAGAAGGGCTAAAGAAGGAGCAGATCGAGGAACTCAAGCGCCTTGTTGAGGAGGGAAAGCTTGAAAACCGCTTTTTGAGGAAGAAGGCTATGCCCTTTGCCCCTGCGCTCTTCATCGGCTTCCTAATAGCATACTTCTGGGGCGACATCTTCTGGTGGATACAGCTCAAAATAGCCGGCCTCTGA
- a CDS encoding protein-L-isoaspartate(D-aspartate) O-methyltransferase, whose protein sequence is MLMEDADVLWYHTVEKLKREGIIRSEKVRQAFLKVPRYFFVLPGHSKWAHVDEPLPIPAGQTISAPHMVAIMLELAQLEEGMNVLEIGTGSGWNTALIAEIIKTDVYTVERIPELAEFARKNLEKAGYADKVHIIIGDGTKGFPPKAPYDRIIVTAGAPKVPEPLIEQLKPGGKLIIPVGKYHLWQELYEVTRLEDGSVKTTRHGGVAFVPLIGEHGWEG, encoded by the coding sequence ATGTTGATGGAGGATGCTGATGTTCTTTGGTATCATACGGTGGAAAAACTTAAGAGGGAAGGCATAATCCGGAGCGAAAAGGTCAGACAGGCTTTTCTGAAGGTCCCGAGGTACTTCTTTGTTCTTCCTGGGCACTCCAAGTGGGCCCACGTTGATGAGCCCCTTCCCATTCCAGCAGGGCAGACCATCAGCGCTCCGCACATGGTTGCCATAATGCTTGAGCTTGCCCAGCTTGAGGAGGGCATGAACGTCCTTGAGATAGGCACCGGAAGCGGCTGGAACACGGCTTTAATAGCTGAGATCATTAAGACCGATGTTTACACCGTTGAGAGGATCCCCGAACTCGCGGAGTTTGCCAGAAAGAACCTTGAGAAGGCCGGCTACGCCGATAAAGTCCACATCATTATTGGCGACGGTACGAAAGGCTTTCCTCCCAAAGCACCCTACGACAGGATAATCGTTACAGCGGGGGCGCCTAAAGTCCCTGAGCCGCTGATAGAACAGCTCAAGCCGGGAGGGAAGCTCATAATTCCAGTTGGGAAATACCACCTATGGCAGGAGCTTTATGAAGTTACAAGGCTCGAGGACGGAAGCGTAAAGACCACAAGGCACGGTGGGGTGGCTTTCGTTCCCCTTATAGGCGAGCACGGCTGGGAGGGGTAG
- a CDS encoding ASCH domain-containing protein has translation MKVYRLYVKDEYLEMIKSGEKRIEVRVAYPQLRNIKPGDKILFNNEVPAVVTGVKRYETFRQVLREEPIKKIFPDEPSFERAVKRFHNMYPKWKENRYGIMVIKFKLIGEV, from the coding sequence ATGAAGGTCTACAGGCTGTACGTGAAAGACGAGTACCTCGAGATGATAAAGTCCGGGGAAAAGAGGATAGAGGTCAGGGTAGCTTACCCCCAGCTGAGGAACATAAAGCCCGGCGACAAGATACTCTTCAACAACGAGGTTCCGGCAGTTGTTACTGGTGTCAAACGCTACGAGACGTTCAGGCAGGTTCTGCGCGAGGAGCCAATTAAGAAGATCTTCCCCGACGAGCCGAGCTTTGAGAGGGCCGTGAAGCGGTTCCACAACATGTACCCCAAGTGGAAGGAGAACAGGTATGGGATCATGGTCATAAAGTTCAAGCTGATCGGCGAGGTGTAA
- the pgsA gene encoding archaetidylinositol phosphate synthase, protein MALNRYRPAVKGYLEAIVRPLAKTGLSPNHLTVIGLMISLAGAYLFYRGEQFTAALVLLFGSLVDALDGTLARLTGKTSRFGAFLDSTFDRISDGAVLFGIALGNLVDWKVAFIAFMGSYLVSYERCRAELAGSGTLAVGISERAERLLILIITALVRHVDYGVYIVAVLAWITVFQRMWAAYQRLR, encoded by the coding sequence ATGGCCCTAAACAGATACCGCCCGGCGGTCAAAGGCTACCTTGAGGCAATAGTGCGGCCATTAGCAAAGACCGGCCTGAGTCCAAACCACCTGACGGTCATCGGACTTATGATAAGCCTCGCCGGTGCCTATCTCTTCTACCGCGGCGAACAGTTTACCGCCGCCTTGGTACTCCTCTTCGGCTCTCTCGTGGATGCCCTCGACGGAACGCTCGCCAGGCTGACTGGGAAGACAAGCCGCTTTGGCGCCTTTCTCGACTCCACCTTCGATAGAATAAGCGACGGGGCTGTACTTTTTGGGATAGCCCTCGGTAACCTGGTAGACTGGAAGGTGGCGTTTATAGCCTTCATGGGGAGCTACCTCGTCAGCTACGAACGCTGCCGAGCGGAGCTGGCCGGCTCAGGAACCCTGGCGGTAGGAATATCCGAAAGGGCTGAGCGACTTCTCATCCTGATAATCACCGCACTCGTTAGACACGTTGATTACGGTGTTTATATCGTTGCCGTGCTCGCTTGGATAACCGTCTTCCAGAGGATGTGGGCTGCTTACCAGAGGCTGAGGTGA
- a CDS encoding TIGR02253 family HAD-type hydrolase encodes MLKAVFFDFVGTLITKEGENVTHQHIVEEVLKRAGRDDLDVIRIWKEYEAESSALFKELAGKPYVRIRDVDTGAIETVAQRYDFTIPEDFWEISIAMHERYGRLFDDAVETIRALKELRLHVGIITDSDNDYIEAHLKALGIYDLFDSITTSEDAGFYKPHPRPFELALQKAGVRPEEAVYIGDNPAKDCVGAKNVGIFSVLLDPSGAKRELWVNCDFVVSQLSEVVDIVKGLQED; translated from the coding sequence ATGCTGAAGGCGGTGTTCTTTGACTTCGTGGGCACGCTCATAACGAAGGAGGGTGAGAACGTCACCCACCAGCATATAGTCGAGGAGGTTCTCAAGAGGGCAGGCAGGGATGACCTCGATGTTATCAGAATCTGGAAGGAGTATGAGGCTGAGAGCTCTGCCCTCTTTAAGGAGCTCGCAGGAAAGCCTTACGTCAGAATAAGGGACGTTGACACAGGGGCAATTGAAACTGTCGCCCAGCGTTACGACTTCACCATTCCGGAGGACTTCTGGGAGATAAGCATAGCCATGCACGAGCGCTATGGAAGGCTCTTCGACGATGCCGTCGAAACAATCAGGGCCCTCAAAGAACTCCGCCTCCACGTTGGAATAATCACGGATTCCGACAACGATTACATCGAGGCCCATCTGAAGGCCCTCGGTATTTACGACCTCTTCGATTCAATAACCACCAGTGAGGATGCGGGTTTTTACAAGCCACATCCGAGACCCTTCGAGCTGGCTCTTCAGAAGGCGGGCGTTAGGCCAGAAGAGGCAGTATACATCGGCGACAATCCGGCTAAAGACTGCGTTGGAGCCAAGAACGTTGGTATCTTCAGCGTCCTCCTCGATCCGAGCGGGGCCAAGCGCGAGCTCTGGGTGAACTGCGACTTTGTGGTCTCACAGCTGAGCGAGGTAGTTGATATCGTGAAGGGCCTGCAGGAGGATTGA